The Carbonactinospora thermoautotrophica sequence CCGGAGAAGGATACGGAGAAGAAGACAGCCCGCAACGGGCAGCAGACCAGCTGATCGGAATCAGGAACGGGACCCGCCAGACGGCGGAGCCCACCGGAGGGGTCGACGCGGGGCCTGGGATCCCGGCCGGGATCCCAGGCCTATGTCAGCGCATCCGGCCGCGCGGCATGCGGGGGATCTTCACGCCCTTGGGCAGCGGCCCCTTCGGCATCGGCAGTTGGTTCGCCGGCATGGCCCGCAGCCGCTTCACGACCTCGGTCACCTCGGGCCCGCGCAGGTTGCGCGGCAGCTTCATCATGTACGCCTGGAGCTTGCGCAGCGGCACCTGGCCCTCGCCGTTGCCGACGATCACGTCGTAGATCGGGGCGTCCCCGGCGATGCGCGCCATGCGCCGCTTCTGGTTGGCGATCAGGTTCGTCACCCGGCCCGGCTGGCCCTCGCCGACCAGCACGATGCCGGGCCGGCCCACCACGCAGTGGACCATGTCCTGGGCGCGGTTCACCGCGATGGCCGGGGTCACGTCCCAGTTGCCGCGCATCGACTGCAGCACCCCGGCGGCGGCGCCGGGCTGCCCCTCCACCTGCGCGTACGCGGCCCGCTCAGCGCGCCGGCCGAAGACGATCACCATGACCAGCAGCGCGAGCAGCAGGCCGCTGAACGCCGCGTAGACCGGGTGGCCCAGCACGAACCCGATGACGAGGGCGATCGCCAGCGTCCCGAGCCCGGACAGCAGCACGATCCAGCCGACCTTGGGATCGGCCTGCGCGGTCATCCGGTAGACCGCGACGATCTGCTTCAGCCGCCCGGGGGACTTTTGCGCCCGGGACTTCTGCGCACGCCTAGCCATGCCTCGCAGCATACGGTCCGGGCCGGCCGGCGGTGAAAGCAGGCACCCGGTTGGGACCATTCGGCCGCGGGCGGACCCCGAGTGCGCCCTACAGGGCGGTGAGTTTGCCTTCCTCGGTCGTGTTCCGCCGCGCCAGCCGCTCCAGTTCGCGCCAGGCCTCCTCGCGTGCCCGCGCCTGGATGCGGTCCGCGCACACGGCCCGCCAGGCGTTGCGCCGCGCCGTCCGCTGCCCGCCCTCCGGCAGCACGGTGCAGAACACCTCCTGGAGCACCGCGCCGAACCTACCCAGGGACGTCCCCAGTGAGCTGGCCAGGGCTTGTGTACGACCCTGCGGTCGAGTCATCGGTGAGGCTCCCCACGACTTGGGAACGTGTTACCCACTCCACGTTCGGAGGGGAGTGTTACCCCTCTATTGCGTCCTAATCAAACCGACATAAACAGTACTTTCATGCAGGTTAAATCGGCATAAAAAGGACTTTACGCGCTGTGTTCAACCGTGAACGCGTAGTACCCACCTGCCTGGCGACCGGACCCCGGGCCGCCTACCGGCCGGCCGCCTGCCGACGCGCCGCGATCGCCTGTTGGTAGAGCCGCCCCGCCCGGTAGGAGGAGCGCACCAGCGGGCCGGACATCACCCCGAGGAAGCCGATCCGCTCGGCCTCGGCCTTGAGCTCGACGAACTCCTCCGGCCTCACCCAGCGCGCGACCGGGTGGTGGCGGATCGAGGGCCGCAGGTACTGGGTGATGGTGAGCAGCTCACAGCCGGCCTCGTACAGGTCGCGCATGGTCTCGCTGATCTCGTGGCGCTCCTCGCCCAGACCGAGGATCAGGTTGGACTTGGTGACCAGCCCCGCCGCGCGCGCCTGCCGGATCACCTCCAGCGACCGCTCGTAGCGGAACCCGGGCCGGATCTGCTTGAAGATCCTGGGCACGGTCTCGATGTTGTGCGCCAGCACCTCGGGCGCGGCGGAGAACACCTCGGCGAGCAGGTCAGGCTTGGCGTTGAAGTCGGGGATCAGCAGCTCCACCCCGCACCCGGGCACCCGGGCGTGGATCTGGCGGACGGTCTCGGCGTACAGCCAGGCGCCCCCGTCCGGCAGGTCGTCGCGCGCGACCCCGGTCACGGTCGCGTACCGCAGCCCCATGGCCTTGACCGACTCGGCGACCCGGCGGGGCTCGTCCCGGTCGTACTCGGCCGGCTTGCCGGTGTCGATCTGGCAGAAGTCGCAGCGGCGGGTGCACTGGTCCCCGCCGATGAGGAAGGTCGCCTCACGGTCTTCCCAGCACTCGTAGATGTTGGGGCAGCCGGCCTCCTCGCACACCGTGTGCAGCCCCTCGCGGCGCACCAGGTCCTTCAGTTCGCTGTACTGGGGACCGGTCCGCAGCTTGGTCTTGATCCACGGCGGCTTCCGCTCGATGGGGGTCTGGCTGTTGCGGACCTCCAGACGCAGCAGCCTGCGGCCCTCCGGGGCAACGGTCACGCGTGACTCCCGTGTCACTTGCTCGGTAGGCGTGGTCTCTAGCGTACGCCGTTCACGATTGGTAAGCACGCCAGGTGAGCTGGGTCACAAAGCCATGGATCAAGCAGCTTTCAGCCTGTGATTCCAAGGCGGTGACGCGAGGGGACTCGCTCTCGGTGCGATCTGGCTCGCCGGATGCGAGTGGACGGGGGTGGCGGTGCCCAGGGTGGTCGGACCGGATGGTCGGGTATGGAAGGTCGGCCGCCGCTGGCGGCCGTGGAAGCCGCGCTATCGGGGTCCGGAGTTCCCGGCCCTCCCGGACGGCGCGGGCGGCGGCGACGACCCGATCAGCATGGTCATCGGCGTCATCGTCCTCACCGTGATCGTGATCCTGCTCGCCGGGCCGGTGCTCGGCCTGGTCGCGCTCGCCGTCGAATGGCTGGTCCTGCTCGGGATCTTCCCAGGTGCGATCCTGCTGCGGCTGCTTTGGATCAAGCCCTGGGTGCTGTACGCCGTGACCAAGGACCGTCAGCAGCCCAAGCTGCGCGTGTTCGGTCAGGTGGCGGGATTCCCGCGCGGCGATCGCCGCCGCGACGGAGGACATCCGGCGGCACGGCCGCCCGTGCGCCCTGGGACAGGACCGGCAGAGCGCGCCGGAGCGGGTCGATCACTGATCACACGCGGGCGTCAGCGTGCGGAGGCCGCGTCCTGCACGCCGGTCGCCGCCCGCGGGGTGAGGCCGAGCACCTCGGCCAGGCGCCTCTCCACGAGCGGAACCGCCTCGGCGACCGTGACCCGGCGGCCGAGCTCGCGGCTGAGGGAGGTCACCCCGGCGTCACGGATCCCGCAGGGCACGATGGCGTCGAACCAGGACAGGTCGCAGTCGCAGTTGAGCGCGAACCCGTGCATGGTCACGCCCCGCGCGACGCGGATGCCGATCGCGGCGATCTTGCGGTCCGGGGCGCCGTCGCGGCCGAGCACCCACACCCCGCTGCGGCCCTCGACCCGGTCCGTCTCCAGGCCCAGGTCGGCGCACACGCGGATCAGGACCTCCTCCAGCCGCCGCACGTAGGCGACCACGTCGACCGGATCGGGAAGCTTCACGATCGGGTATCCGACCAGCTGGCCGGGACCGTGCCAGGTGATCTTGCCGCCGCGGTCGACGTCGATCACCGGCGCGGGCGACGGGCCGATCGGCCGGTCCCACGTGCTGGTCCGCTTGCCCGCGGTGTACACGGGCTGGTGTTCCAGCAGCAGGCAGGTGTCCGGGATCTCGCCGGCCACCCGTGCCTCGTGGAGACGCCGCTGCTGCGCCCAGGCCTCCTCGTAGGGCACCGCCTGGTCGTCGAAGCCGGCGTGGATGTACACGAGTTCGGTCACGGCCACCAGGGTATGCGCTCGCGCCGGTGGCACGTCCGGGGACCCGCTCGACCCGCGGCCGGCCGGTTCCGCGCCTGACTCACGCAGGGGGAGCCGTTGAGCGCGCGGGCGGGCCGCCTACCAGCCCACCGTGACGCGGATCGCCGACGCGCGGGCGGCCGGGCCCGCGGTCGGGGCGGGATCGGCGCAGGGCCCATCCAGGCACGTGGCCGACGGCAGCGGCCGCAGCCCGGTGTCCCGGTCCTGGCCGATCATGCCGGCCAGGTACAAGGTCAGCGGCAGCAGCCCGAGGATGGCCAGAGCCAGCAGGGCGTGGACCACGAAGCCCAGCAGGGTGCCCCGGTGTTGGGCATGGCGACCCATCAAGCCTCCCGAACACGGTTCGCTTGCGCGGCGGGCCTTGATCACCAGGCTGGATACCACACCGGCGGTCCTGGACGCGGGCGGCTTACCCACGTGTCGTGCCGTGTCGCGGTGCGGAGCCGACGCCGGTCAGCCGGGGACGCGGTGGCCGCCCAGGTCGGCGAGCACCGCCCGGGCAGCCCGCCGGCCGGACACCATGGCCCCCTGCAGGGATGTGGAGGCACGGTGGTCCCCGCACACGTACAGCCCGCCGACCAGCCGTACCGGACGGCGGAAGTTGTGCGGAGGCGGCATCGCGGGCAGCGCCTCGGCGATGTGGTACGTGGCGACGTGGTCCCATCGGCTGGTGTCCATGCCGTACAGCACGGCCAGCCGCCGCCGCACGGCCCGCTCCAGCGCGTCCCGCCCGGCCGGATCCGCGGCGGACCCGCACCCCACCACGGTCGAGGCGATCAGCGCCCGCCCGGGCGGCGCGTACTCGGGCGCCGCGTCCGAGATCACCACGGTGTGCGTGACCGGCCCGCGACCCTCGCCGTCCAGGAGCATGGCCGGCTCGCCCAGCGGGGAGGTCTCCGCCGCGTGGTAGAAGGTGGTGACCGGGTGCACGTCTGGCTCGTGCAGCCCGGGCAGCAAGCGGGCGGCCGTGCGTGGGCCGGTGGCCACGACCACCGCCCGGGCGCGCACCTCGCCCTGGTCGGTCTCCACTTGGTTCGTGGACACGGCGGTCACGGTGACCCCGAGGTGGACAGACCCGGCGGGCAGGCCGGCGGCGAGCTGGGCCGGGATCGCCTGCATGCCGGCCGCGGGCACGCAGACGCCGCCCCGCGCCAGGCAGCGCAGCATCAGGTCGGTGAACCGGCTCGACGTGGTGAGTTCGGTCTCGCCGAAGAGTCCCGCCAGAAAGGGACGCAGCAACCGCTCCACGATCCGCGGCGAGAAGCCCCGCTCCGCCAGGGCCTCGGCGGTGGTGCGCTCCGGCGCCTGGAGGATCCGCTCGACTGGCATGGCCGCCAGCCGGGCCAGCAGGGTCGCCAGGCGCGCCTTGTCCGCGACCGAGCCCACCGGCGCGCGCCAGCTCGGCAGCGCGTCCTGCGGGCGGCACCGCGGGTAGGCCAGCCGATGGCGGCGCCCCTCGACGTACACCATCAGGCCCGGATGAAGGGGCCGCAGCTCCAGCGCGTCCAGGTCGAGGAGGCGACGCGGCTCTGGGAACGCGGTGTTGAACCGCTGGAAGCCGCGGTCGAGCCGGAACCCGTCCACGAGGTCCGTGCGGACCCGCCCGCCAACCGCGTCCCCGGCCTCCAGGACGGCGACCTCGACGCCGGCGGCGACCAGGTGCCGCGCGGCTGTGAGACCGGCCACGCCCGCGCCCACGACCACCACATCGGCCCTTCGCGGAACCGCCACCCGCACCTCCCTCGCCTAAGCGATCTTCTGGAAAGGTACCTGTGATCGCCTGGCCGCGCTCAAGGAGTCGCCGAACTCGTCACCGGGTGGCGAGCGTGCTGCGAGTCAGCGATCTTCGGCCAGCGCCGCCTGGATCGCGTCGGTGACACGCGGATGTGCGAAGACGAACCCGGCGTCCAGGAGCCGGCGCGGCAGCGCCCGCTGGCCGCCGAGGGCCTCCTCGGCGAACTCCCCGAGCGCCAGCCGCAGCGCCCGGGCCGGCACCCGCAACAGCGCGGGCCGGTGCAGCGCCTCCCCGAGCGCTCGGGCGAACTCGGCGTACGTCACCGGCTCGGGCGCGGTGAGGTTCACCGGGCCGCGCACGTCGTCGGCGGTCAACAGGAAGCGGATCGCGCGCACCTCGTCCGCACGCGAGATGAAGCTCACGTACTGCCGGCCGTGGCCGAGCCGCCCGCCGAGCCCCAGCCGGAAGATCGGGAGCTGCCGCTTCAGGAACCCGCCGTGCCGGGAGAGCACGATCCCGGTGCGCAGGTGGACGGTCCGGATGCCGGCCTCTTCCGCCGGCCGGGTCGCCGCCTCCCACTCGCGGCACACCTCCGCGAGGAAACCGCTGCCGGGGGGCGAGTTCTCGTCCACCGGCGTCGAGCCGGTGTCGCCGTACCAGCCGACCGCCGAACCGGCCAGCAGGACCCGCGGCGGAGGGTCGAGCCGGGCGATGGCCGCGCTGATCGTGGCCGTGCCCAGGACCCGGCTGTCGCGGATCTCCTGCTTGTACGCGTCGGTCCAGCGGCGGTCCCCGACCCCGGCGCCGGCCAGGGTGATCACGGCGTCGACGCCGGCCAGCTCGGCCACGTCCACGCCGCCGTCCGGCTTCCGCGGGTCCCAGCGGACCTCGTCGGCGGCCTGTGGCGCACGCCGCACTAGCCGGATCACCTCATGCCCGTCCGCCCGCAACGCGGGTACCAGGGTGGACCCGATGAGTCCGGACGAGCCGGTCACCGCGATTCTCACAGGTTCATCCTGGCACCCGCGCCCCGGGAAAAGGCTCAGGGCTTCGCGCGTGGCGCGAAGCCCTGGTACGAGTGCCCCACCCGGGCGTTACCCCCGCCCCCGTTCCGCCTCGGAGGTCGCCGCCCTGGCGTCTCCCAGCTTTCCGGAATCCGGGGCCGCGGGGTATCCGTCGCCGTACTCAAATCGCTCTAGGTAGGAGTACTCAGATGGAGTAGTGCCCAGATCGGGCCGGGGCGCCGCGGCGGAACCGCGTGCGGCCCGAAGAACGTGCCTCACAGCCCGAGGTCGGCCTCGAACTTGCCCTCCTCCAGGCGCTGCTTGACCGTGGTGAGGAACCGCGCCGCGTCGGCGCCGTCGATCAGCCGGTGGTCGTAGGTGAGCGCCAGGTACACCATCGAGCGGATCGCGATGGCTTCGCCCAGCTCGGGGTCGCTGACCACGACCGGGCGCTTGACCACCGCGCCGGTGCCGAGGATCGCCACCTGCGGCTGGTTGATGATCGGCGTGTCGAACAACGCGCCGCGGCTACCGGTGTTGGTGATCGTGAACGTGCCGCCGGACAGCTCGTCCGGGCTCACCCGGTTCGTGCGGGTGCGCTCGGCCACGTCGGCGATCTTGCGGGCCAGGCCGGTCAGGTTCAGGTCGCCGGCGTTGTGGATCACCGGCACGAGCAGGCCGCGCTCGGTGTCGACCGCGATGCCGAGGTGCTCGGCCTCGTGGTAGGTGACCGTGTTCGCTTCGGTGTCGATGACCGCATTGAGTTTCGGGTGCTGCTTGAGCGCCTCCAGCGCGGCCTTCGCGAAGAACGGCAGGAACGTCAGCTTCACGCCCTCGCGCGCCTCGAACTCCTTCTTGGCGCGCTCGCGCAGCCGGGCGACGTTGGTGACGTCCACCTCGACCACGGTGGTCAGCTGCGCGGCGGTCTGCAGCGACTCGACCATCCGCTTGGCGATCACCTGGCGCAGCCGGGACATCTTCTCGGTCCGGCCGCGCAGCGGCGACGGCTCGGCGGCGGCCGGGGCCTGGGCGGCCTGCTTGGCCTTGGCCGCGTCCAGGACGTCCTGCTTGCGGATCCGCCCGCCGACGCCGGTGCCCTTGACCGTGGACAGGTCCACACCGTGCTCGGCCGCCAGCTTGCGGACCAGCGGCGTCACGTACGCGGGCGCCGGCTGCTTGGCGGCTGCGGAAGGCGCTGCCTGCGCGGGAGCCGCAGGCGGCGCTGCCTGCGCGGCGGCCGGGGTCGGCGTCGGTGCCGGCGCCGGCCGGGTCGGGGCGGGGGCGGGGGCGGGTGCGGGCGCGGCCGGCGGCGCGGCGGGCGCCGGGGTGGGCGCGGTGGGCTGCGGAGCCGGGGTGGGCGCGGTGGGCTGCGGAGCCGGCGCGGCCTCCTCCTTGGGCGCCGCCGGAGCGGGCCCGGCGGCCGGAGCCGCCCCCGTCTCGCCGATGACGGCCAGTTCGGT is a genomic window containing:
- a CDS encoding DUF4191 domain-containing protein, which codes for MARRAQKSRAQKSPGRLKQIVAVYRMTAQADPKVGWIVLLSGLGTLAIALVIGFVLGHPVYAAFSGLLLALLVMVIVFGRRAERAAYAQVEGQPGAAAGVLQSMRGNWDVTPAIAVNRAQDMVHCVVGRPGIVLVGEGQPGRVTNLIANQKRRMARIAGDAPIYDVIVGNGEGQVPLRKLQAYMMKLPRNLRGPEVTEVVKRLRAMPANQLPMPKGPLPKGVKIPRMPRGRMR
- the lipA gene encoding lipoyl synthase, producing the protein MTVAPEGRRLLRLEVRNSQTPIERKPPWIKTKLRTGPQYSELKDLVRREGLHTVCEEAGCPNIYECWEDREATFLIGGDQCTRRCDFCQIDTGKPAEYDRDEPRRVAESVKAMGLRYATVTGVARDDLPDGGAWLYAETVRQIHARVPGCGVELLIPDFNAKPDLLAEVFSAAPEVLAHNIETVPRIFKQIRPGFRYERSLEVIRQARAAGLVTKSNLILGLGEERHEISETMRDLYEAGCELLTITQYLRPSIRHHPVARWVRPEEFVELKAEAERIGFLGVMSGPLVRSSYRAGRLYQQAIAARRQAAGR
- the lipB gene encoding lipoyl(octanoyl) transferase LipB; translated protein: MTELVYIHAGFDDQAVPYEEAWAQQRRLHEARVAGEIPDTCLLLEHQPVYTAGKRTSTWDRPIGPSPAPVIDVDRGGKITWHGPGQLVGYPIVKLPDPVDVVAYVRRLEEVLIRVCADLGLETDRVEGRSGVWVLGRDGAPDRKIAAIGIRVARGVTMHGFALNCDCDLSWFDAIVPCGIRDAGVTSLSRELGRRVTVAEAVPLVERRLAEVLGLTPRAATGVQDAASAR
- a CDS encoding NAD(P)/FAD-dependent oxidoreductase; translated protein: MAVPRRADVVVVGAGVAGLTAARHLVAAGVEVAVLEAGDAVGGRVRTDLVDGFRLDRGFQRFNTAFPEPRRLLDLDALELRPLHPGLMVYVEGRRHRLAYPRCRPQDALPSWRAPVGSVADKARLATLLARLAAMPVERILQAPERTTAEALAERGFSPRIVERLLRPFLAGLFGETELTTSSRFTDLMLRCLARGGVCVPAAGMQAIPAQLAAGLPAGSVHLGVTVTAVSTNQVETDQGEVRARAVVVATGPRTAARLLPGLHEPDVHPVTTFYHAAETSPLGEPAMLLDGEGRGPVTHTVVISDAAPEYAPPGRALIASTVVGCGSAADPAGRDALERAVRRRLAVLYGMDTSRWDHVATYHIAEALPAMPPPHNFRRPVRLVGGLYVCGDHRASTSLQGAMVSGRRAARAVLADLGGHRVPG
- a CDS encoding TIGR01777 family oxidoreductase; translated protein: MRIAVTGSSGLIGSTLVPALRADGHEVIRLVRRAPQAADEVRWDPRKPDGGVDVAELAGVDAVITLAGAGVGDRRWTDAYKQEIRDSRVLGTATISAAIARLDPPPRVLLAGSAVGWYGDTGSTPVDENSPPGSGFLAEVCREWEAATRPAEEAGIRTVHLRTGIVLSRHGGFLKRQLPIFRLGLGGRLGHGRQYVSFISRADEVRAIRFLLTADDVRGPVNLTAPEPVTYAEFARALGEALHRPALLRVPARALRLALGEFAEEALGGQRALPRRLLDAGFVFAHPRVTDAIQAALAEDR
- the sucB gene encoding 2-oxoglutarate dehydrogenase, E2 component, dihydrolipoamide succinyltransferase → MPVSVTLPALGESVQEGTITRWLKQEGDRVEADEPLVEVSTDKVDTEIPAPASGVLLKIKVREDETVSVGTELAVIGETGAAPAAGPAPAAPKEEAAPAPQPTAPTPAPQPTAPTPAPAAPPAAPAPAPAPAPTRPAPAPTPTPAAAQAAPPAAPAQAAPSAAAKQPAPAYVTPLVRKLAAEHGVDLSTVKGTGVGGRIRKQDVLDAAKAKQAAQAPAAAEPSPLRGRTEKMSRLRQVIAKRMVESLQTAAQLTTVVEVDVTNVARLRERAKKEFEAREGVKLTFLPFFAKAALEALKQHPKLNAVIDTEANTVTYHEAEHLGIAVDTERGLLVPVIHNAGDLNLTGLARKIADVAERTRTNRVSPDELSGGTFTITNTGSRGALFDTPIINQPQVAILGTGAVVKRPVVVSDPELGEAIAIRSMVYLALTYDHRLIDGADAARFLTTVKQRLEEGKFEADLGL